The proteins below come from a single Streptomyces tubercidicus genomic window:
- a CDS encoding AAA family ATPase: protein MHLKSLTLRGFKSFASATTLRFEPGITCVVGPNGSGKSNVVDALSWVMGEQGAKSLRGGKMEDVIFAGTTGRLPLGRAEVSLTIDNSDGALPIEYAEVTLTRIMFRNGGSEYQINGDTCRLLDIQELLSDSGIGREMHVIVGQGQLDSVLHADPMGRRAFIEEAAGVLKHRKRKEKALRKLEAMKANLARVQDLTDELRRQLKPLGRQAAVARRAAVIQADLRDARLRLLADDLVTLRRALRAEIADEAALKERKQAAEDRLRTAQQREAALEEEVRTLTPRLQRAQQTWYELSQLAERVRGTISLAEARVKSATAAPPEERHGRDPEDMEREAARIREQEAELTAALEAASRALEDTVEHRAGLERQLADEERRLRDVARAIADRREGLARLSGQVTAARGRAASAQAEIGRLAEARDAARRRADTAQQEYEQLRAEVDGLDAGDEEIAERHEAARRELADTETALTAAREALTAAERERAATAARHDALALGLRRKDGTGALLAAADRLTGLLGPAAELLTVTPGFEIPVAAALGAAADAVAVTGPATAAEAIRLLRAQDAGRAAMVLGGAGGRSRTGTVPAPARAVEATEGGGGGAGGTATTAGAHGGDAAHAMHAADVVRGPEVTRGVDAMRGPDAMREADPGNADRGSGVTGAAEGAVVGVRTEAAEVAGAPGAPEPAVHRVPGPRSAPVPAAELVRGPGELTAAVARLLRDVVVVGTLEEAEELVAARPELMAVTGEGDLLGAHFAQGGSAGAPSLLEVQASVDEAAAELEELGARCAELAEAQRAASERRTAGAALVEELAERRRTADREKSKVAGDLGRLGGQARAAAGEAERCDAAAAKAEEALLRATEEAEELAERLAVAEEDPGVGEEEPDTSVRDRLAADGANARQTEMEARLQARTHEERVKALAGRADALDRGARAEREARARAERRRARLRHEAAVAGAVAAGARQLLAHVEVSAVRAEEERGAAERAKAGREQALVAERNQGRELKSELDKLTDSMHRGEVLGAEKRLRIEQLETKALEELGVEPAGLMSEYGPEQPVPPSPPAEGEVLPDDPEHPRNQPVPYARAEQEKRLKAAERAYQQLGKVNPLALEEFAALEERHKFLSEQLEDLKKTRADLMQVVKEVDERVEQVFTEAYRDTAREFEGVFARLFPGGEGRLVLTDPDDMLSTGVDVEARPPGKKVKRLSLLSGGERSLTAVALLVSIFKARPSPFYVMDEVEAALDDTNLQRLIRIMEELQESSQLIVITHQKRTMEVADALYGVSMQGDGVSKVISQRLH from the coding sequence GTGCATCTCAAGAGTCTGACCCTGCGAGGTTTCAAGTCCTTCGCCTCCGCCACGACACTGCGCTTCGAGCCGGGCATCACCTGCGTCGTGGGCCCCAACGGCTCCGGCAAGTCCAATGTCGTGGACGCGCTGTCCTGGGTCATGGGCGAACAAGGAGCGAAGTCGCTGCGCGGCGGGAAGATGGAGGACGTCATCTTCGCCGGGACGACCGGGCGGCTGCCGCTCGGCCGTGCCGAGGTCTCGCTCACCATTGACAATTCCGACGGTGCACTGCCGATCGAGTACGCCGAAGTCACCCTCACCCGGATCATGTTCCGCAATGGCGGCAGCGAGTACCAGATCAACGGGGACACCTGCCGGCTGCTGGATATCCAGGAATTGCTCTCCGATTCCGGTATCGGCCGGGAGATGCATGTCATCGTCGGGCAGGGCCAGCTGGACTCCGTACTGCATGCCGACCCGATGGGGCGCCGGGCCTTCATCGAGGAAGCGGCCGGCGTCCTCAAGCACCGCAAGCGCAAAGAGAAGGCGCTGCGGAAGCTGGAGGCGATGAAGGCCAATCTCGCCCGGGTCCAGGATCTGACCGATGAGCTGCGGCGCCAGCTCAAGCCGCTGGGGCGGCAGGCCGCGGTCGCCCGGCGCGCCGCCGTCATCCAGGCGGATCTGCGCGACGCCCGGCTGCGGCTGCTCGCCGACGACCTCGTCACCCTGCGCCGGGCGCTGCGCGCCGAGATCGCGGACGAGGCGGCGCTCAAGGAACGCAAGCAGGCCGCCGAGGACCGGCTGCGCACCGCGCAGCAGCGGGAGGCGGCGCTGGAGGAGGAGGTCCGTACGCTCACGCCGCGGCTGCAGCGCGCGCAGCAGACCTGGTACGAGCTGTCGCAGCTCGCGGAGCGGGTGCGCGGCACGATCTCGCTGGCCGAGGCGCGGGTCAAGAGCGCCACGGCGGCCCCGCCGGAGGAGCGGCACGGTCGCGACCCCGAGGACATGGAGCGGGAGGCCGCCCGGATCCGCGAGCAGGAGGCGGAGTTGACGGCCGCGCTGGAGGCGGCGAGCCGGGCGCTGGAGGACACCGTCGAACACCGTGCCGGGCTGGAGCGGCAGTTGGCGGACGAGGAGCGGCGGCTGCGGGACGTGGCCCGCGCCATCGCCGACCGCCGGGAGGGCCTGGCCCGGCTGAGCGGGCAGGTCACCGCCGCCCGGGGCCGGGCCGCCTCGGCGCAGGCGGAGATCGGCCGGCTCGCCGAGGCCCGGGACGCCGCCCGGCGCCGGGCGGACACCGCCCAGCAGGAGTACGAGCAGCTCCGGGCCGAGGTCGACGGGCTGGACGCGGGCGACGAGGAGATCGCCGAGCGGCACGAGGCGGCCCGCCGGGAGCTGGCCGACACCGAGACCGCGCTGACCGCCGCGCGCGAGGCGCTGACCGCGGCCGAGCGCGAGCGGGCCGCCACCGCCGCCCGGCATGACGCACTGGCGCTCGGACTGCGCCGCAAGGACGGCACCGGAGCGCTGCTGGCCGCCGCGGACCGGCTCACCGGACTGCTCGGGCCGGCCGCGGAACTGCTGACCGTCACCCCCGGATTCGAGATCCCGGTGGCGGCGGCGCTCGGCGCGGCCGCGGACGCCGTCGCCGTCACCGGCCCGGCCACCGCCGCCGAGGCCATCCGGCTGCTGCGCGCACAGGACGCGGGGCGGGCGGCGATGGTGCTGGGGGGAGCCGGGGGCCGGAGCAGGACGGGGACGGTGCCGGCGCCCGCACGGGCGGTGGAGGCGACGGAGGGTGGGGGAGGCGGGGCTGGGGGGACTGCCACGACTGCCGGGGCTCATGGTGGCGATGCGGCTCATGCGATGCATGCGGCTGATGTGGTCCGTGGGCCCGAGGTGACTCGTGGCGTTGACGCGATGCGTGGGCCCGATGCGATGCGTGAGGCCGATCCGGGAAACGCCGATCGGGGAAGCGGTGTCACCGGAGCGGCCGAGGGCGCCGTGGTGGGCGTCCGTACGGAGGCGGCGGAGGTGGCCGGGGCGCCGGGTGCGCCCGAGCCGGCCGTGCACCGTGTCCCCGGGCCCCGCTCCGCTCCCGTACCGGCCGCGGAACTGGTCCGGGGGCCCGGGGAACTGACCGCCGCCGTGGCCCGGTTGCTGCGGGATGTCGTGGTGGTCGGGACGCTGGAGGAGGCCGAGGAGCTGGTGGCCGCGCGGCCGGAGCTGATGGCCGTGACCGGTGAGGGCGATCTGCTCGGGGCGCATTTCGCCCAGGGGGGTTCCGCCGGTGCGCCGAGCCTGCTGGAGGTGCAGGCGTCCGTCGACGAGGCGGCGGCCGAGCTGGAGGAACTGGGCGCGCGCTGTGCGGAGCTGGCCGAGGCGCAGCGGGCCGCGTCGGAACGCCGTACCGCGGGAGCCGCGCTGGTCGAGGAGTTGGCCGAGCGGCGGCGGACGGCGGACCGGGAGAAGTCGAAGGTCGCCGGGGACCTGGGCCGGCTCGGCGGGCAGGCGCGGGCGGCCGCGGGCGAGGCCGAGCGCTGTGACGCGGCGGCGGCCAAGGCCGAGGAGGCGTTGCTGCGGGCCACCGAGGAGGCCGAGGAGCTGGCCGAGCGGCTCGCGGTGGCCGAGGAGGACCCGGGCGTCGGCGAAGAGGAGCCGGACACCTCCGTACGGGACCGGCTGGCGGCCGACGGTGCCAATGCGCGGCAGACCGAGATGGAGGCGCGGCTCCAGGCGCGTACGCACGAGGAGCGGGTGAAGGCGCTCGCCGGGCGGGCGGACGCCCTGGACCGGGGCGCGCGGGCCGAGCGCGAGGCGCGGGCGCGGGCCGAGCGGCGGCGCGCCCGGCTGCGGCACGAGGCGGCGGTGGCCGGGGCGGTCGCCGCGGGTGCCCGGCAGCTGCTGGCACATGTCGAGGTGTCGGCCGTACGGGCCGAGGAGGAGCGGGGCGCAGCGGAACGGGCCAAGGCCGGGCGGGAGCAGGCGCTGGTGGCCGAGCGCAACCAGGGCCGGGAGCTGAAGTCCGAGCTGGACAAGCTGACCGACTCGATGCACCGCGGTGAGGTGCTGGGCGCGGAGAAGCGGCTGCGGATCGAGCAGCTGGAGACCAAGGCGCTGGAGGAGCTGGGGGTGGAGCCGGCCGGGCTGATGTCCGAGTACGGTCCCGAGCAGCCGGTACCGCCGTCGCCGCCCGCCGAGGGCGAGGTGCTCCCGGACGATCCGGAGCATCCCCGCAACCAGCCGGTGCCCTATGCGCGGGCCGAGCAGGAGAAGCGCCTCAAGGCCGCCGAGCGGGCGTATCAGCAGCTCGGGAAGGTGAACCCGCTGGCGCTGGAGGAGTTCGCGGCGCTGGAGGAGCGGCACAAGTTCCTGAGCGAACAGCTTGAAGACTTGAAGAAGACCCGGGCCGATCTGATGCAGGTGGTCAAGGAGGTCGACGAGCGGGTGGAGCAGGTCTTCACCGAGGCGTACCGCGACACCGCGCGGGAGTTCGAGGGCGTCTTCGCGCGGCTCTTCCCGGGCGGGGAGGGGCGGCTGGTGCTCACCGATCCGGACGACATGCTGTCGACGGGGGTGGATGTGGAGGCCCGGCCGCCCGGGAAGAAGGTCAAGCGGCTGTCGCTGCTGTCGGGCGGTGAGCGGTCGCTGACCGCGGTGGCGCTGCTGGTGTCGATCTTCAAGGCGCGGCCCAGTCCGTTCTATGTGATGGACGAGGTGGAGGCCGCGCTGGACGACACCAATCTGCAGCGGCTGATCCGGATCATGGAGGAACTCCAGGAGAGTTCCCAGCTGATTGTGATCACGCATCAGAAGCGGACGATGGAGGTCGCGGACGCGCTCTACGGGGTATCCATGCAAGGCGACGGCGTATCGAAGGTGATCAGTCAGCGGCTGCACTGA